One window of the Candidatus Zixiibacteriota bacterium genome contains the following:
- a CDS encoding Respiratory-chain NADH dehydrogenase domain 51 kDa subunit, with product MKRLNTLDEFIDFRRRIMAEKEIQYDKPTLVICAGTGGQASGSNDIIRIIKKYFLDKGLQDKLGFRITGCQGFCEMDPFIVVQPGRHLYPKLKMEDVPRVIEAALSGKVDEGLLYKEPRTLAVCHSQNDIPFFQKQTRTILGNNEKLDPIRILDYIEQGGYAALEKAMKRNNPDWIVNEVLNSGLRGRGGAGFPTGRKWQLARASGKSGGQKYVVCNADEGDPGAYMDRSLLEGNPHAIIEGMLIAGMAIGATQGFIYVRSEYPLAIKHTLIALRQARDLGLLGKNILGSGVEFNIDIVRGAGAFVCGEETALIKSVEGFMGEPRQRPPYPIEKGIGGHPTCINNVETLANIPVIISRGAEEYAKVGVPGNTGTKIFSLVGKIKNTGLVEVPLGIKISDVVYDIGGGPVGEAKIKAVQTGGPSGGCIPASMFDLPIDYDSLAKAGSIMGSGGMIVMDENTCMVDIAKYFMSFLKDESCGKCFTCRKGTQRMYEILDDITKGKGTLEQLDLLEELALVVKDTTMCGLGQSAPNPVLSTLKYFRQEYIEHIVNKRCPAGVCKELVGAPCQAACPLGTEAWRYVAYIARGDFDEAYRVIREANPFPSVCARVCNHPCENKCRAGASGGESISIRSLKRFVTDRTDPASYIPIRHLRANEESPRVAIIGAGPSGLTAAHYLSLQGYKVTVFDAEQKAGGMMFSAIPAYRLPREVIEKEINALLDENITVKYNCALGKDFTVDSLFEEGFKSVYLALGAHRSIPLKIDGENAEGVYPSIQFLRSFNVFGKKLGTGAVGIIGGGNSAVDAARVALRQEDVTGVTIFYRRTRHEMPAFEEEIEAAEQEGVELKTLTAPLKILTTGGRLTGLQCQRNVLGEPDASGRRRPIPVQGSEFVVPLDTLIVAISEGSDIDCLEVAGQMKIEVDERSSTVKVDSETLCTNRPGVFAGGDLVTGPNTIVDAIAAGKRAAVMIDRYVRGVELKQPAAVRLPKIYVPPVVVEEEVATAPRVETPRAAVQWRRRGFAEVEMSLTVREAAREALRCLRCDLDFTRPKEKAQPERMEVEVK from the coding sequence ATGAAACGACTCAATACACTCGATGAATTCATTGACTTCCGCCGCCGGATCATGGCTGAAAAAGAAATTCAGTATGATAAGCCGACCCTGGTCATTTGCGCCGGAACCGGCGGGCAGGCCAGCGGATCCAATGATATCATCCGCATCATCAAAAAATATTTTCTCGATAAGGGTCTTCAGGATAAACTCGGTTTCCGGATCACCGGATGTCAGGGCTTCTGCGAGATGGACCCGTTTATCGTGGTTCAGCCGGGGCGCCATCTTTACCCGAAATTGAAGATGGAGGATGTGCCGCGCGTAATCGAGGCGGCGCTCTCGGGAAAAGTCGACGAGGGCCTACTTTATAAGGAGCCGAGAACCCTAGCGGTCTGTCACAGTCAGAACGACATTCCGTTTTTCCAGAAGCAGACGCGGACGATTCTCGGCAACAACGAGAAACTCGATCCGATCCGGATCCTGGATTATATCGAGCAGGGCGGTTATGCCGCTCTGGAAAAGGCGATGAAAAGGAACAATCCCGACTGGATTGTCAACGAGGTCCTTAATTCCGGTTTGCGCGGACGCGGCGGGGCCGGATTCCCGACCGGGAGAAAGTGGCAGTTGGCCCGGGCCTCGGGCAAAAGCGGCGGGCAGAAATATGTGGTCTGCAACGCCGATGAAGGCGATCCCGGTGCTTATATGGATCGGTCGCTTCTCGAGGGGAATCCTCATGCCATAATCGAGGGGATGCTGATCGCCGGCATGGCGATCGGGGCCACGCAGGGGTTTATCTATGTCCGAAGCGAATATCCGCTGGCCATCAAGCATACCCTGATTGCCTTAAGGCAGGCGCGCGACCTGGGCCTTCTGGGCAAAAATATTCTCGGCTCCGGGGTGGAGTTCAATATCGATATCGTCCGCGGCGCCGGGGCCTTTGTCTGCGGTGAAGAGACCGCGCTTATCAAATCGGTCGAAGGGTTCATGGGCGAACCGCGGCAGCGTCCGCCTTATCCGATCGAAAAGGGTATCGGCGGTCACCCGACCTGCATCAACAATGTCGAGACACTGGCCAATATCCCGGTCATTATCAGCCGCGGGGCCGAGGAGTACGCCAAGGTCGGTGTCCCCGGAAATACCGGCACCAAGATTTTCTCGCTGGTGGGGAAAATCAAGAATACCGGTCTGGTGGAAGTTCCGCTCGGTATCAAAATAAGCGATGTCGTGTATGATATCGGCGGCGGCCCGGTCGGAGAAGCCAAAATTAAGGCGGTACAGACCGGCGGCCCGTCGGGCGGTTGTATCCCGGCCAGCATGTTCGATCTGCCGATCGATTATGATTCTCTGGCCAAGGCCGGCTCCATCATGGGTTCCGGCGGTATGATCGTGATGGACGAGAACACCTGTATGGTCGATATCGCCAAATATTTCATGAGTTTCCTTAAAGACGAATCGTGCGGCAAATGTTTCACCTGCCGCAAGGGAACGCAGAGGATGTATGAAATTCTCGACGATATCACCAAGGGTAAGGGAACGCTGGAACAACTGGATCTCCTCGAGGAACTGGCGCTGGTGGTCAAAGACACGACGATGTGCGGTCTGGGGCAGTCGGCGCCCAATCCGGTTCTTTCGACCCTGAAGTATTTCCGGCAGGAGTATATCGAGCATATCGTCAACAAGCGGTGCCCGGCCGGAGTCTGCAAGGAACTGGTGGGAGCGCCCTGTCAGGCGGCGTGTCCGCTGGGGACCGAGGCCTGGCGCTATGTGGCGTATATCGCCCGGGGCGATTTCGATGAAGCCTATCGGGTTATCCGCGAAGCCAATCCGTTCCCGTCGGTCTGCGCCCGGGTCTGCAACCATCCCTGCGAGAATAAATGCCGGGCCGGGGCCAGCGGCGGGGAATCGATTTCGATTCGGTCGCTGAAACGATTCGTGACCGATCGGACCGATCCGGCGTCATACATTCCGATCCGGCACCTGCGGGCCAATGAGGAATCGCCGCGTGTCGCGATTATCGGGGCCGGTCCCTCGGGATTGACGGCGGCGCACTATCTCTCGCTTCAGGGGTACAAGGTGACGGTGTTCGATGCCGAGCAGAAGGCGGGGGGGATGATGTTTTCCGCCATTCCGGCGTACCGTCTCCCGCGTGAGGTCATCGAAAAAGAAATCAATGCTTTACTGGATGAAAATATCACTGTCAAATATAACTGCGCCCTCGGAAAAGATTTCACGGTCGACAGTCTTTTTGAGGAAGGGTTCAAGAGTGTTTACCTGGCCCTGGGGGCGCATCGCAGTATTCCTTTGAAGATCGACGGCGAGAACGCCGAAGGGGTTTACCCGTCGATACAGTTCTTGAGATCCTTCAATGTTTTCGGAAAGAAACTCGGCACCGGCGCGGTGGGCATAATCGGCGGGGGCAATTCGGCGGTCGATGCCGCCCGGGTGGCGCTTCGCCAGGAAGATGTCACCGGCGTGACCATCTTCTACCGCCGGACCCGTCATGAAATGCCGGCTTTCGAAGAAGAAATCGAAGCGGCCGAACAGGAAGGGGTGGAACTGAAAACACTGACAGCTCCGCTCAAAATTCTAACGACGGGAGGTCGGCTCACCGGCCTGCAGTGCCAACGCAATGTTCTCGGTGAACCGGATGCCAGCGGCCGGCGCCGTCCTATCCCGGTTCAGGGAAGCGAATTTGTCGTCCCGCTCGATACCCTGATCGTCGCCATCAGCGAAGGTTCCGATATCGATTGCCTGGAGGTCGCCGGTCAGATGAAAATCGAAGTGGATGAACGGTCCAGCACGGTCAAGGTCGATTCCGAGACGCTCTGCACCAATCGTCCCGGTGTCTTTGCCGGCGGTGATCTGGTGACCGGGCCCAATACGATTGTCGACGCCATAGCGGCGGGCAAGCGGGCCGCGGTAATGATTGACCGGTATGTCCGCGGCGTGGAACTCAAGCAGCCGGCGGCGGTTCGTCTGCCGAAGATTTATGTTCCGCCGGTGGTGGTGGAAGAGGAGGTCGCGACGGCCCCGCGGGTGGAAACGCCCCGGGCGGCGGTGCAGTGGCGCCGGCGCGGTTTCGCCGAAGTGGAGATGTCGCTGACGGTTCGGGAAGCGGCGCGCGAGGCCCTGCGGTGCCTGCGCTGCGATCTCGATTTCACCCGCCCCAAAGAAAAGGCGCAACCGGAACGAATGGAAGTAGAGGTGAAATGA
- a CDS encoding 2Fe-2S iron-sulfur cluster domain with dehydrogenase (fragment): MINMKLNGLNVTVEDGMTILEVAQFYGFPIPTLCHMEGLSPYGACRLCVVEVGEGARARLVTSCTSRAEEGMVVRTASTRVMKARMMILELLLASCPQSKVIQDLASEFQVRQQRFRQEHDDCIMCGLCVRMCEEQMMAKAIGFRGRGERRTLGTPFDIKSETCRLCGGCIYVCPACQLRCTYTDPDKAICGGCANIHPPCYLKDKFDDMMCYMEPCVACEIKKD, translated from the coding sequence ATGATAAATATGAAATTAAACGGCCTGAATGTAACGGTGGAAGACGGGATGACCATTCTCGAAGTGGCCCAGTTTTACGGCTTTCCGATTCCGACGCTGTGCCATATGGAAGGGTTGTCGCCGTACGGCGCCTGCCGTCTCTGTGTGGTCGAAGTCGGCGAGGGAGCGCGAGCCCGTCTGGTGACATCATGCACCTCGCGAGCCGAAGAGGGGATGGTGGTTCGTACCGCCTCGACGCGGGTGATGAAGGCCCGGATGATGATACTGGAACTCCTGCTGGCGTCCTGCCCGCAGTCGAAAGTCATCCAGGACCTGGCTTCCGAATTCCAGGTCCGGCAACAGCGGTTCCGCCAGGAGCACGACGACTGTATCATGTGCGGCCTTTGCGTGCGGATGTGCGAGGAACAGATGATGGCCAAGGCGATCGGATTCCGCGGCCGAGGCGAACGGCGGACCCTGGGGACCCCGTTCGATATCAAGTCGGAGACCTGCCGCCTGTGCGGGGGATGCATTTATGTCTGCCCCGCCTGTCAACTGCGCTGTACTTACACCGATCCGGACAAGGCGATTTGCGGCGGCTGTGCCAACATTCATCCGCCCTGCTACCTGAAAGACAAATTCGACGACATGATGTGCTATATGGAACCTTGTGTCGCCTGCGAAATAAAGAAAGATTGA
- a CDS encoding Glutamate synthase family protein produces MTYSRVNASAATLTKNRTEGSVIPASGMCVTCVDGCIGMCEIGKSAYRGHEVIYPQPFGVITSAAEKTYPVDYSHFNISGTAVGAHGIEADSDKAIFPNVSLEVRFGHDNGIKFKLPFMIPGIGSTDIAKNNWEGLAIGTALAGTGLTIGENVVGMDVESVIRDGHVVDTVDLKRRVSLFKDHQRDGYGAIIVQANIEDTRLGVQEYAVQKLGVEIVELKWGQGAKNIGGEVKIRNLKKAQMLYERGYVVLPNPTDPNVIKAFERGSFKEFERHSRVGMVTEEGFAKRVEELRKAGAKYVFLKTGAYRPADLARAIMFASKYKIDLLTVDGAGGGTGMSPWRMMNEWGIPPVEFHSLTYFYAKKLADRGKYVPPIAFASGFTFEDQIFKGLALGAPYVKLIGMARGPIAAAMVGKTIGRTINENQVPVYVERFGNTKDEIFVTAADLRHELGDAEFEKVPTGALGLYTYYERLAQGLRQLMAGTRKFGLQHITRDDIFALTHDAERISGIKYVLDVDKDECEKILNY; encoded by the coding sequence ATGACGTACTCGAGAGTAAATGCATCGGCCGCCACCCTCACCAAAAACAGGACGGAGGGATCGGTGATCCCGGCATCGGGGATGTGTGTCACCTGCGTTGACGGCTGTATCGGGATGTGCGAAATCGGCAAATCGGCCTACCGCGGACACGAAGTTATCTATCCGCAACCGTTCGGTGTCATCACCAGCGCCGCCGAGAAAACCTATCCGGTCGACTATTCCCATTTTAATATCTCCGGAACGGCGGTCGGGGCGCACGGTATCGAAGCCGACAGCGACAAGGCGATTTTCCCCAATGTCAGCCTGGAAGTTCGTTTCGGGCATGACAACGGCATCAAGTTCAAACTGCCCTTCATGATTCCCGGCATCGGTTCGACCGATATCGCCAAGAACAACTGGGAAGGGCTCGCCATCGGCACGGCGCTGGCGGGAACCGGTTTGACGATCGGCGAAAATGTGGTCGGAATGGATGTCGAGTCGGTCATCCGCGACGGCCATGTGGTCGATACGGTCGATCTGAAACGGCGCGTGAGCCTGTTCAAGGATCATCAGCGCGACGGTTACGGGGCGATTATCGTGCAGGCCAATATCGAAGATACCCGGTTGGGGGTGCAGGAATATGCCGTCCAGAAACTGGGCGTCGAAATCGTGGAACTGAAATGGGGCCAGGGCGCCAAGAATATCGGCGGCGAGGTCAAGATCCGCAATCTCAAGAAGGCCCAGATGCTGTATGAGCGCGGTTATGTGGTACTGCCCAATCCGACCGACCCGAATGTGATCAAGGCCTTCGAGCGCGGTTCCTTCAAGGAGTTCGAACGTCATTCCCGGGTGGGGATGGTGACCGAGGAAGGGTTCGCCAAGCGGGTCGAGGAACTTCGCAAGGCCGGGGCGAAATATGTCTTCTTGAAGACCGGCGCGTACCGTCCGGCGGACTTGGCCCGGGCGATCATGTTTGCTTCGAAATACAAAATCGATCTATTGACCGTGGACGGCGCCGGCGGCGGAACCGGGATGTCGCCATGGCGGATGATGAACGAATGGGGCATTCCGCCGGTGGAGTTCCACTCCCTGACTTATTTCTATGCCAAGAAGCTGGCCGATCGCGGCAAATATGTGCCGCCGATCGCTTTCGCGAGCGGATTCACGTTCGAAGATCAGATTTTCAAGGGGCTGGCCCTGGGCGCCCCGTATGTCAAACTGATCGGTATGGCGCGCGGTCCGATCGCGGCCGCCATGGTCGGCAAGACCATCGGACGAACCATCAACGAGAACCAGGTTCCGGTCTACGTGGAGCGGTTCGGCAATACCAAAGATGAAATTTTCGTTACGGCGGCCGACCTGCGCCATGAACTGGGTGACGCGGAGTTCGAGAAAGTCCCGACCGGGGCGCTCGGGCTGTATACGTACTACGAGCGTCTCGCCCAGGGCCTGCGCCAGTTGATGGCCGGGACGCGCAAATTCGGGTTGCAGCATATTACCCGCGATGACATCTTCGCTTTGACCCATGATGCCGAAAGGATCAGCGGGATAAAGTATGTTCTTGATGTCGACAAGGATGAATGCGAGAAGATATTGAATTATTAG
- a CDS encoding hypothetical protein (Evidence 5 : Unknown function) — MARFAIILIFFVLFMAIPTISLSTIIHVPGDQPTIQDGIGSAHNGDTVMVASGVFTGNGNRDIDLMGKGIYLTGASGSDTTTIDCQGTSLDPHRAFYIQHGEDTATVINGFKIINAYEKGGAIQCDASSPIIQNCFITGNQSLGIYASGGSSLRLYGCQISENYLYGIYITNSTGMDSLIMGKCRVLNNSGTGIRIEQTAGVLNNVHVLDNDGDGVQAFWVSPVEFTYMLVKGNHKNGIRILQSGLTAFNISNCTVVSNDTGIYFDFAPPKIIAPAPEVTAADGNIINSIVAFNARRGIVHGGMVFSYHLECNDAFGNPDGNYVNMPYYPNDSVGDISYDPIFCDTTHGDYTIANISPCASAYNSCHVDIGYYGIGCTRTFLCGDANSSGTVNILDVSYIINYLYKGGAAPNPWQSADVNHSWSINILDVSYLINNLYKHGPALNCP, encoded by the coding sequence ATGGCTCGCTTTGCGATCATCCTGATATTTTTTGTCCTGTTTATGGCAATTCCGACAATATCATTATCGACAATTATCCATGTCCCCGGAGATCAACCCACCATTCAGGACGGTATAGGTAGCGCCCATAATGGCGACACCGTCATGGTGGCATCGGGCGTCTTCACCGGTAACGGCAACCGGGATATTGACCTGATGGGAAAGGGAATTTATTTGACCGGCGCCTCCGGTTCCGACACCACCACCATCGACTGCCAGGGAACGTCGTTGGACCCGCACCGCGCTTTTTATATTCAGCATGGCGAAGATACCGCCACCGTCATTAATGGCTTCAAAATCATAAACGCCTATGAAAAAGGCGGCGCCATTCAGTGCGATGCTTCATCCCCTATTATCCAGAACTGCTTCATTACCGGCAATCAGTCTCTGGGAATCTACGCCTCCGGCGGCTCCAGTCTCAGATTATACGGTTGCCAGATAAGCGAAAATTATCTTTATGGAATTTATATAACCAACAGTACGGGAATGGATTCCCTGATTATGGGAAAATGCCGGGTCCTCAACAATTCCGGCACCGGCATACGCATCGAGCAGACCGCCGGCGTCCTGAATAACGTCCATGTCCTTGATAATGACGGCGACGGCGTGCAGGCCTTCTGGGTTTCGCCCGTGGAATTTACTTATATGCTTGTAAAGGGGAATCACAAAAACGGCATCCGCATTCTCCAATCCGGCCTGACCGCTTTCAATATATCCAACTGCACGGTGGTATCGAATGACACCGGTATCTATTTTGATTTCGCTCCGCCCAAAATAATCGCTCCGGCCCCGGAAGTGACTGCCGCCGACGGCAACATTATCAATTCCATTGTCGCCTTCAACGCCCGCAGAGGAATCGTCCATGGCGGCATGGTCTTTTCCTACCATCTGGAATGTAATGACGCTTTCGGCAATCCCGACGGAAATTATGTCAATATGCCGTACTATCCCAACGACTCCGTCGGGGATATTTCCTATGACCCGATTTTTTGCGACACCACCCATGGCGACTATACTATCGCCAACATTTCCCCCTGTGCCTCTGCATACAACAGTTGTCATGTTGATATTGGATATTATGGTATCGGATGCACCCGAACTTTCCTCTGCGGGGACGCCAACAGCAGCGGCACCGTCAACATTCTGGATGTTTCGTATATTATTAATTACCTGTACAAAGGCGGAGCGGCCCCGAATCCCTGGCAGTCCGCGGACGTAAATCATTCCTGGAGCATTAATATTCTCGATGTTTCGTATTTGATTAATAATCTTTACAAGCACGGCCCGGCGCTCAATTGCCCGTGA
- a CDS encoding hypothetical protein (Evidence 5 : Unknown function), protein MTPKILVFGDRKSEEELQKRIGKVPATAKRIALCREPIVPEMDSFDGTAYVDLEKAEFAGDDFLSELAQSFDKLRIVGIAEAPDEAETLRVAQLGVAEIVNRKQFYERIEVYIHGNGDSKKAENPPAPLPPTDPYGLNAIIGHSPRVAEIKKMVDHLGEVDYPNAIIFGETGTGKDLLAKVLHYTGVRKDNNFIEVNCSAIPDELFESELFGHKKGAFTDAKNDKAGLFEFASNGTIFLDEIGNLTMPAQAKLLKILESRRLRPLGAVEEKDINVRVLAATNINLEQAVNEHRFRQDLLFRLNLIAIHLPPLRERKEDIPDLARFSFDFYRTLYSRSTLSLDETALEALQQHNWPGNVRELRNVVERAVLLTTADRITATAMKEAIKNGRVTARERRKIIIEIPDQGISLKAIEKQAVGEILNMVQWNRTQAASLLGISRARLRRIMEENGLENDKRGTD, encoded by the coding sequence ATGACTCCTAAGATATTGGTTTTCGGTGATCGTAAATCCGAAGAGGAGTTGCAGAAAAGAATCGGCAAGGTTCCGGCGACGGCAAAAAGGATCGCCTTGTGCCGGGAGCCGATCGTGCCTGAAATGGACAGTTTCGACGGGACCGCTTATGTCGATCTCGAAAAGGCAGAATTTGCCGGTGATGATTTTCTTTCCGAACTGGCGCAGTCTTTTGACAAACTTCGGATTGTCGGCATCGCCGAAGCCCCCGACGAAGCCGAGACGCTGCGGGTGGCTCAACTGGGCGTAGCCGAGATTGTCAACAGGAAACAGTTTTACGAGCGGATTGAAGTTTATATACATGGGAACGGCGATTCCAAAAAAGCCGAAAATCCTCCTGCCCCTCTCCCGCCGACCGACCCGTACGGTTTAAATGCCATAATCGGCCATTCGCCGCGGGTCGCCGAAATTAAGAAAATGGTTGATCACCTGGGGGAAGTCGATTATCCTAATGCCATCATTTTCGGCGAGACCGGCACCGGCAAGGATCTTCTGGCCAAGGTCCTGCACTATACCGGGGTGCGGAAAGATAATAATTTTATCGAGGTCAATTGCTCGGCGATACCGGATGAGTTGTTCGAGTCGGAACTGTTCGGTCATAAGAAAGGGGCTTTTACCGACGCCAAGAACGATAAGGCCGGCCTGTTTGAATTCGCCAGTAACGGCACCATTTTCCTCGATGAGATCGGCAACCTGACGATGCCGGCTCAGGCCAAACTCCTCAAGATTCTGGAAAGCAGACGGCTCCGCCCGCTGGGCGCGGTCGAGGAAAAAGATATCAATGTCCGGGTGCTGGCCGCGACCAATATCAACCTGGAGCAGGCCGTAAATGAGCACCGTTTTCGTCAGGATTTGCTGTTCCGTCTCAATCTGATTGCCATACATTTGCCGCCATTGCGGGAGCGGAAGGAAGATATTCCCGATTTGGCCCGATTTTCGTTTGATTTCTATCGCACATTATATAGCCGTTCCACACTCTCGCTCGATGAGACCGCCCTTGAGGCCCTTCAGCAGCATAATTGGCCCGGCAATGTTCGGGAATTGCGCAATGTGGTCGAGCGGGCGGTGCTTCTGACAACGGCCGACCGGATCACGGCCACAGCGATGAAAGAGGCGATCAAAAACGGCCGGGTTACGGCCAGGGAACGGCGGAAGATTATAATAGAGATTCCTGATCAGGGAATTAGTCTCAAAGCGATAGAAAAGCAGGCCGTCGGCGAAATACTTAATATGGTACAATGGAACCGCACTCAGGCGGCCTCGCTTCTCGGCATCTCCCGCGCCCGATTGCGCCGTATTATGGAAGAAAACGGGCTGGAGAACGACAAACGGGGGACCGATTAG
- a CDS encoding exported hypothetical protein (Evidence 5 : Unknown function), translating to MSKRLSKRFLPGAVVLSVVIALLAFAGCSQVPTQSAPSPAPHLLKRSVSAMKILGDAAHVDTVLSAAEGGAVSLVDVELFFPPDALSSDTLISIDIPDITVFENHFGTAGLQFNVPVKVVMSYRDADLSGINEPTITLAWYNDVTGEWWKIPCTLDVVNKTVTGYLNHFSAYALISD from the coding sequence ATGTCAAAAAGACTCAGTAAGCGTTTTCTTCCGGGGGCTGTCGTACTTTCGGTGGTGATAGCGCTTCTGGCATTCGCGGGTTGCTCGCAGGTTCCGACCCAGAGTGCGCCGTCACCGGCACCGCATCTTCTGAAGCGGAGCGTTTCCGCCATGAAGATATTGGGCGATGCGGCTCATGTTGACACGGTTCTCTCGGCCGCCGAGGGCGGAGCGGTTTCGCTGGTCGATGTCGAATTGTTCTTCCCGCCTGACGCTCTTTCGTCCGACACGCTGATATCGATCGACATTCCCGACATCACCGTTTTCGAGAATCATTTCGGCACGGCCGGGCTGCAATTCAACGTTCCCGTCAAAGTTGTCATGAGTTATCGTGACGCCGATCTATCCGGGATAAATGAACCAACCATTACTCTGGCATGGTACAACGATGTCACGGGGGAATGGTGGAAGATTCCCTGCACGCTGGATGTCGTCAATAAAACCGTAACCGGGTATTTGAACCACTTCTCGGCTTACGCCCTGATTTCGGACTAA
- a CDS encoding hypothetical protein (Evidence 5 : Unknown function), whose amino-acid sequence MRKDNMKATNRKNPENAVRRGQRLLELAREWMKQGNTAVAFQLLNQALKLKETENDKVLKGELSKEVGRIYMQSGQWDRAEEAYNQAKVTFLESGHFRGAAESIRNLANLKFQLGEFTVSDDLCRTAIDWATKSGDFQLRATILNTQGAIKSIEGKPKESLQVFRLCLSDFRRSGNRLRQAYVLHNIGLAQIELGQYRDAKASLEEALTLALENRDLSLVEMCYQNMAKLHIETGDLIAARTLIKAARELLDTLKSPGLSADLDIIEAEAERRSGDLAAADNIIDRALRRTREQALSQHEAELLYEGGLVAADRGAGDIARSRLEAAIVLFKKTGGGGLKKAVLKLKALDEMHINRTARVA is encoded by the coding sequence ATGCGGAAGGATAATATGAAAGCCACAAACCGAAAGAATCCTGAAAATGCTGTCAGACGCGGACAGCGCTTGCTGGAACTGGCAAGAGAATGGATGAAGCAGGGGAATACCGCCGTGGCTTTTCAGTTGCTCAATCAGGCCCTGAAACTGAAAGAGACTGAAAACGATAAAGTTCTTAAAGGGGAACTATCCAAGGAAGTCGGGCGCATCTACATGCAAAGCGGTCAATGGGATCGGGCCGAAGAAGCGTACAATCAAGCCAAAGTCACATTTCTCGAATCGGGCCATTTTCGCGGCGCGGCCGAATCGATTCGCAACCTGGCTAACCTGAAATTCCAGCTGGGTGAATTCACAGTTTCGGACGATCTGTGCCGCACTGCCATTGACTGGGCCACCAAGTCCGGCGATTTCCAGTTGCGGGCGACCATTCTGAATACCCAGGGCGCGATCAAATCGATTGAAGGCAAGCCGAAAGAATCGCTACAGGTTTTTCGTCTTTGCCTTTCCGATTTTCGGCGCTCGGGGAACAGGTTACGTCAGGCCTATGTCCTGCATAATATCGGACTGGCCCAGATTGAACTGGGGCAGTACCGTGACGCCAAAGCGTCGCTGGAAGAGGCCCTGACCCTGGCGCTGGAAAACCGCGACCTCTCCCTGGTGGAAATGTGCTATCAGAACATGGCCAAACTCCATATTGAGACCGGCGATTTGATTGCGGCCCGAACTTTGATAAAAGCGGCGCGGGAACTTCTGGATACCCTAAAATCACCGGGCCTTTCTGCCGACCTTGATATTATTGAAGCGGAAGCGGAACGGCGGTCCGGAGATCTAGCGGCGGCCGACAATATAATCGATCGGGCGCTCCGTCGGACCCGGGAGCAGGCGCTTTCGCAGCATGAAGCCGAACTTCTTTATGAAGGCGGGCTGGTGGCCGCCGATCGCGGGGCCGGTGACATTGCCCGGTCGCGCTTGGAGGCGGCGATAGTTCTCTTTAAGAAAACCGGCGGCGGTGGACTGAAGAAAGCGGTATTGAAACTCAAGGCTCTGGACGAAATGCATATCAATCGGACGGCCAGGGTTGCTTAG